In Salmo salar unplaced genomic scaffold, Ssal_v3.1, whole genome shotgun sequence, a single genomic region encodes these proteins:
- the LOC106594577 gene encoding uncharacterized protein isoform X7: protein MLSGCPSERCLVVPQNVVWLSLRTLSGCPSERCPSERCPSEHCPSERCQVVPQNVVWLSLRTLSGCPSERCLVVPQNVVPQNVVPQNVVPQNIVPQNVVRLSLRTLSGCPSERCLVVPQNVVWLSLRTLSLRTLSGCPSERCPSERCQVVPQNVVPQNVVPQNVVPQNVVPQNVVPQNIVRLSLRTLSGCPSERCPSERCLVVPQNVVRVSLRTLSLRTLSLRTLSGCPSERCQDVPQNVVPQNVVPQNIVRLSLRTLSLRTLSGCPSERCQGVPQNVVPQNVVPQNVVRMSLRTLSGCPSERCPSERCQVVPQNIVPQNIVRLSLRTMSLRTMSLRTLSRCPSEHCQVVPQNVGGVEGGGHFVTERSHPLHLQLEKSGADRRATCLPSVFVTTPSLSEGIKDFTSGSKCKYYVCCFFLKKEIICLDVNKLVSLF, encoded by the exons ATGTTGTCAGGTTGTCCCTCAGAACGTTGTCTG GTTGTCCCTCAGAACGTTGTCTGGTTGTCCCTCAGAACGTTGTCTGGTTGTCCCTCAGAACGTTGTCCCTCAGAACGTTGTCCCTCAGAACATTGTCCCTCAGAACGTTGTCAGGTTGTCCCTCAGAACGTTGTCTGGTTGTCCCTCAGAACGTTGTCTGGTTGTCCCTCAGAACGTTGTCTGGTTGTCCCTCAGAACGTTGTCCCTCAGAACGTTGTCCCTCAGAACGTTGTCCCTCAGAACATTGTCCCTCAGAACGTTGTCAGGTTGTCCCTCAGAACGTTGTCTGGTTGTCCCTCAGAACGTTGTCTGGTTGTCCCTCAGAACGTTGTCTGGTTGTCCCTCAGAAC GTTGTCCCTCAGAACGTTGTCAGGTTGTCCCTCAGAACGTTGTCCCTCAGAACGTTGTCAGGTTGTCCCTCAGAACGTTGTCCCTCAGAACGTTGTCCCTCAGAACGTTGTCCCTCAGAACGTTGTCCCTCAGAAC GTTGTCCCTCAGAACATTGTCAGGTTGTCCCTCAGAACATTGTCAGGTTGTCCCTCAGAACGTTGTCCCTCAGAACGTTGTCTGGTTGTCCCTCAGAACGTTGTCAGGGTGTCCCTCAGAACGTTGTCCCTCAGAACGTTGTCCCTCAGAACGTTGTCAGGATGTCCCTCAGAACGTTGTCAGGATGTCCCTCAGAACGTTGTCCCTCAGAAC GTTGTCCCTCAGAACATTGTCAGGTTGTCCCTCAGAACATTGTCCCTCAGAACGTTGTCTGGTTGTCCCTCAGAACGTTGTCAGGGTGTCCCTCAGAACGTTGTCCCTCAGAACGTTGTCCCTCAGAACGTTGTCAGGATGTCCCTCAGAACGTTGTCAGGATGTCCCTCAGAACGTTGTCCCTCAGAACGTTGTCAGGTTGTCCCTCAGAACATTGTCCCTCAGAACATTGTCAGGTTGTCCCTCAGAACGATGTCCCTCAGAACGATGTCCCTCAGAACGTTGTCCCGTTGTCCCTCAGAACATTGTCAGGTTGTCCCTCAGAATGTGGGGGGGGTGGAGGGCGGCGGCCATTTTGTGACTGAGCGAAGTCATCCACTGCACCTTCAACTGGAGAAATCTGGAGCGGACAGACGAGCGACGTGTTTACCCTCGGTGTTCGTTACAACACCGTCACTTTCAGAAGGAATTAAGGACTTTACAAGTGGATCGAAATGTAAATATtacgtttgttgtttttttttaaagaaggaaATAATATGTTTGGATGTAAATAAATTAGTTTCATTGTTTTAG
- the LOC106594577 gene encoding uncharacterized protein isoform X35, whose product MLSGCPSERCLVVPQNVVWLSLRTLSGCPSERCPSERCPSEHCPSERCQVVPQNVVWLSLRTLSGCPSERCLVVPQNVVRMSLRTLSGCPSERCQVVPQNVVPQNVVRLSLRTLSLRTLSLRTLSLRTLSLRTLSLRTLSGCPSEHCQVVPQNVVPQNVVWLSLRTLSGCPSERCPSERCPSERCQDVPQNVVRMSLRTLSLRTLSGCPSEHCQVVPQNIVRLSLRTLSLRTLSGCPSERCQGVPQNVVPQNVVPQNVVRMSLRTLSGCPSERCPSERCQVVPQNIVPQNIVRLSLRTMSLRTMSLRTLSRCPSEHCQVVPQNVGGVEGGGHFVTERSHPLHLQLEKSGADRRATCLPSVFVTTPSLSEGIKDFTSGSKCKYYVCCFFLKKEIICLDVNKLVSLF is encoded by the exons ATGTTGTCAGGTTGTCCCTCAGAACGTTGTCTG GTTGTCCCTCAGAACGTTGTCTGGTTGTCCCTCAGAACGTTGTCTGGTTGTCCCTCAGAACGTTGTCCCTCAGAACGTTGTCCCTCAGAACATTGTCCCTCAGAACGTTGTCAG GTTGTCCCTCAGAACGTTGTCTGGTTGTCCCTCAGAACGTTGTCTGGTTGTCCCTCAGAACGTTGTCTGGTTGTCCCTCAGAACGTTGTCAGGATGTCCCTCAGAACGTTGTCAGGTTGTCCCTCAGAACGTTGTCAGGTTGTCCCTCAGAACGTTGTCCCTCAGAACGTTGTCAGGTTGTCCCTCAGAACGTTGTCCCTCAGAACGTTGTCCCTCAGAACGTTGTCCCTCAGAACGTTGTCCCTCAGAAC GTTGTCCCTCAGAACATTGTCAGGTTGTCCCTCAGAACATTGTCAGGTTGTCCCTCAGAACGTTGTCCCTCAGAACGTTGTCTGGTTGTCCCTCAGAACGTTGTCAGGGTGTCCCTCAGAACGTTGTCCCTCAGAACGTTGTCCCTCAGAACGTTGTCAGGATGTCCCTCAGAACGTTGTCAGGATGTCCCTCAGAACGTTGTCCCTCAGAACGTTGTCAGGTTGTCCCTCAGAACATTGTCAGGTTGTCCCTCAGAACATTGTCAGGTTGTCCCTCAGAACATTGTCCCTCAGAACGTTGTCTGGTTGTCCCTCAGAACGTTGTCAGGGTGTCCCTCAGAACGTTGTCCCTCAGAACGTTGTCCCTCAGAACGTTGTCAGGATGTCCCTCAGAACGTTGTCAGGATGTCCCTCAGAACGTTGTCCCTCAGAACGTTGTCAGGTTGTCCCTCAGAACATTGTCCCTCAGAACATTGTCAGGTTGTCCCTCAGAACGATGTCCCTCAGAACGATGTCCCTCAGAACGTTGTCCCGTTGTCCCTCAGAACATTGTCAGGTTGTCCCTCAGAATGTGGGGGGGGTGGAGGGCGGCGGCCATTTTGTGACTGAGCGAAGTCATCCACTGCACCTTCAACTGGAGAAATCTGGAGCGGACAGACGAGCGACGTGTTTACCCTCGGTGTTCGTTACAACACCGTCACTTTCAGAAGGAATTAAGGACTTTACAAGTGGATCGAAATGTAAATATtacgtttgttgtttttttttaaagaaggaaATAATATGTTTGGATGTAAATAAATTAGTTTCATTGTTTTAG
- the LOC106594577 gene encoding uncharacterized protein isoform X1 has translation MLSGCPSERCLVVPQNVVWLSLRTLSGCPSERCPSERCPSEHCPSERCQVVPQNVVWLSLRTLSGCPSERCLVVPQNVVPQNVVPQNVVPQNIVPQNVVRLSLRTLSGCPSERCLVVPQNVVWLSLRTLSGCPSERCQVVPQNVVRLSLRTLSLRTLSGCPSERCPSERCPSERCPSERCPSERCQVVPQNIVRLSLRTLSGCPSEHCQVVPQNVVPQNVVWLSLRTLSGCPSERCPSERCPSERCQDVPQNVVRMSLRTLSLRTLSGCPSEHCQVVPQNIVRLSLRTLSLRTLSGCPSERCQGVPQNVVPQNVVPQNVVRMSLRTLSGCPSERCPSERCQVVPQNIVPQNIVRLSLRTMSLRTMSLRTLSRCPSEHCQVVPQNVGGVEGGGHFVTERSHPLHLQLEKSGADRRATCLPSVFVTTPSLSEGIKDFTSGSKCKYYVCCFFLKKEIICLDVNKLVSLF, from the exons ATGTTGTCAGGTTGTCCCTCAGAACGTTGTCTG GTTGTCCCTCAGAACGTTGTCTGGTTGTCCCTCAGAACGTTGTCTGGTTGTCCCTCAGAACGTTGTCCCTCAGAACGTTGTCCCTCAGAACATTGTCCCTCAGAACGTTGTCAGGTTGTCCCTCAGAACGTTGTCTGGTTGTCCCTCAGAACGTTGTCTGGTTGTCCCTCAGAACGTTGTCTGGTTGTCCCTCAGAACGTTGTCCCTCAGAACGTTGTCCCTCAGAACGTTGTCCCTCAGAACATTGTCCCTCAGAACGTTGTCAGGTTGTCCCTCAGAACGTTGTCTGGTTGTCCCTCAGAACGTTGTCTGGTTGTCCCTCAGAACGTTGTCTGGTTGTCCCTCAGAACGTTGTCAGGATGTCCCTCAGAACGTTGTCAGGTTGTCCCTCAGAACGTTGTCAGGTTGTCCCTCAGAACGTTGTCCCTCAGAACGTTGTCAGGTTGTCCCTCAGAACGTTGTCCCTCAGAACGTTGTCCCTCAGAACGTTGTCCCTCAGAACGTTGTCCCTCAGAACGTTGTCAGGTTGTCCCTCAGAACATTGTCAGGTTGTCCCTCAGAACATTGTCAGGTTGTCCCTCAGAACATTGTCAGGTTGTCCCTCAGAACGTTGTCCCTCAGAACGTTGTCTGGTTGTCCCTCAGAACGTTGTCAGGGTGTCCCTCAGAACGTTGTCCCTCAGAACGTTGTCCCTCAGAACGTTGTCAGGATGTCCCTCAGAACGTTGTCAGGATGTCCCTCAGAACGTTGTCCCTCAGAACGTTGTCAGGTTGTCCCTCAGAACATTGTCAGGTTGTCCCTCAGAACATTGTCAGGTTGTCCCTCAGAACATTGTCCCTCAGAACGTTGTCTGGTTGTCCCTCAGAACGTTGTCAGGGTGTCCCTCAGAACGTTGTCCCTCAGAACGTTGTCCCTCAGAACGTTGTCAGGATGTCCCTCAGAACGTTGTCAGGATGTCCCTCAGAACGTTGTCCCTCAGAACGTTGTCAGGTTGTCCCTCAGAACATTGTCCCTCAGAACATTGTCAGGTTGTCCCTCAGAACGATGTCCCTCAGAACGATGTCCCTCAGAACGTTGTCCCGTTGTCCCTCAGAACATTGTCAGGTTGTCCCTCAGAATGTGGGGGGGGTGGAGGGCGGCGGCCATTTTGTGACTGAGCGAAGTCATCCACTGCACCTTCAACTGGAGAAATCTGGAGCGGACAGACGAGCGACGTGTTTACCCTCGGTGTTCGTTACAACACCGTCACTTTCAGAAGGAATTAAGGACTTTACAAGTGGATCGAAATGTAAATATtacgtttgttgtttttttttaaagaaggaaATAATATGTTTGGATGTAAATAAATTAGTTTCATTGTTTTAG
- the LOC106594577 gene encoding uncharacterized protein isoform X48 yields MLSGCPSERCLVVPQNVVWLSLRTLSGCPSERCPSERCPSEHCPSERCQVVPQNVVWLSLRTLSGCPSERCLVVPQNVVPQNVVPQNVVPQNIVPQNVVRLSLRTLSGCPSERCLVVPQNVVWLSLRTLSLRTLSGCPSERCPSERCQVVPQNVVPQNVVPQNVVPQNVVPQNVVRLSLRTLSGCPSEHCQVVPQNIVRLSLRTLSLRTMSLRTLSGCPSERCPSERCQVVPQNIVRLSLRTLSGCPSEHCPSERCLVVPQNVVRVSLRTLSLRTLSLRTLSGCPSERCQDVPQNVVPQNVVRLSLRTLSLRTLSGCPSERCPSERCPSERCPVVPQNIVRLSLRMWGGWRAAAIL; encoded by the exons ATGTTGTCAGGTTGTCCCTCAGAACGTTGTCTG GTTGTCCCTCAGAACGTTGTCTGGTTGTCCCTCAGAACGTTGTCTGGTTGTCCCTCAGAACGTTGTCCCTCAGAACGTTGTCCCTCAGAACATTGTCCCTCAGAACGTTGTCAGGTTGTCCCTCAGAACGTTGTCTGGTTGTCCCTCAGAACGTTGTCTGGTTGTCCCTCAGAACGTTGTCTGGTTGTCCCTCAGAACGTTGTCCCTCAGAACGTTGTCCCTCAGAACGTTGTCCCTCAGAACATTGTCCCTCAGAACGTTGTCAGGTTGTCCCTCAGAACGTTGTCTGGTTGTCCCTCAGAACGTTGTCTGGTTGTCCCTCAGAACGTTGTCTGGTTGTCCCTCAGAAC GTTGTCCCTCAGAACGTTGTCAGGTTGTCCCTCAGAACGTTGTCCCTCAGAACGTTGTCAGGTTGTCCCTCAGAACGTTGTCCCTCAGAACGTTGTCCCTCAGAACGTTGTCCCTCAGAACGTTGTCCCTCAGAACGTTGTCAGGTTGTCCCTCAGAACATTGTCAGGTTGTCCCTCAGAACATTGTCAGGTTGTCCCTCAGAACATTGTCAGGTTGTCCCTCAGAACGTTGTCCCTCAGAAC GATGTCCCTCAGAACGTTGTCAGGATGTCCCTCAGAACGTTGTCCCTCAGAACGTTGTCAGGTTGTCCCTCAGAACATTGTCAGGTTGTCCCTCAGAACATTGTCAGGTTGTCCCTCAGAACATTGTCCCTCAGAACGTTGTCTGGTTGTCCCTCAGAACGTTGTCAGGGTGTCCCTCAGAACGTTGTCCCTCAGAACGTTGTCCCTCAGAACGTTGTCAGGATGTCCCTCAGAACGTTGTCAGGATGTCCCTCAGAACGTTGTCCCTCAGAACGTTGTCAGGTTGTCCCTCAGAACATTGTCCCTCAGAACATTGTCAGGTTGTCCCTCAGAACGATGTCCCTCAGAACGATGTCCCTCAGAACGTTGTCCCGTTGTCCCTCAGAACATTGTCAGGTTGTCCCTCAGAATGTGGGGGGGGTGGAGGGCGGCGGCCATTTTGTGA
- the LOC106594577 gene encoding uncharacterized protein isoform X50 gives MLSGCPSERCLVVPQNVVWLSLRTLSGCPSERCPSERCPSEHCPSERCQVVPQNVVWLSLRTLSGCPSERCLVVPQNVVPQNVVPQNVVPQNIVPQNVVRLSLRTLSGCPSERCLVVPQNVVWLSLRTLSLRTLSGCPSERCPSERCQVVPQNVVPQNVVPQNVVPQNVVPQNVVPQNIVRLSLRTLSGCPSERCPSERCPSERCPSERCQVVPQNIVRLSLRTLSGCPSEHCPSERCLVVPQNVVRVSLRTLSLRTLSLRTLSGCPSERCQDVPQNVVPQNVVRLSLRTLSLRTLSGCPSERCPSERCPSERCPVVPQNIVRLSLRMWGGWRAAAIL, from the exons ATGTTGTCAGGTTGTCCCTCAGAACGTTGTCTG GTTGTCCCTCAGAACGTTGTCTGGTTGTCCCTCAGAACGTTGTCTGGTTGTCCCTCAGAACGTTGTCCCTCAGAACGTTGTCCCTCAGAACATTGTCCCTCAGAACGTTGTCAGGTTGTCCCTCAGAACGTTGTCTGGTTGTCCCTCAGAACGTTGTCTGGTTGTCCCTCAGAACGTTGTCTGGTTGTCCCTCAGAACGTTGTCCCTCAGAACGTTGTCCCTCAGAACGTTGTCCCTCAGAACATTGTCCCTCAGAACGTTGTCAGGTTGTCCCTCAGAACGTTGTCTGGTTGTCCCTCAGAACGTTGTCTGGTTGTCCCTCAGAACGTTGTCTGGTTGTCCCTCAGAAC GTTGTCCCTCAGAACGTTGTCAGGTTGTCCCTCAGAACGTTGTCCCTCAGAACGTTGTCAGGTTGTCCCTCAGAACGTTGTCCCTCAGAACGTTGTCCCTCAGAACGTTGTCCCTCAGAACGTTGTCCCTCAGAAC GTTGTCCCTCAGAACATTGTCAGGTTGTCCCTCAGAACATTGTCAGGTTGTCCCTCAGAACGTTGTCCCTCAGAAC GATGTCCCTCAGAACGTTGTCCCTCAGAACGTTGTCAGGTTGTCCCTCAGAACATTGTCAGGTTGTCCCTCAGAACATTGTCAGGTTGTCCCTCAGAACATTGTCCCTCAGAACGTTGTCTGGTTGTCCCTCAGAACGTTGTCAGGGTGTCCCTCAGAACGTTGTCCCTCAGAACGTTGTCCCTCAGAACGTTGTCAGGATGTCCCTCAGAACGTTGTCAGGATGTCCCTCAGAACGTTGTCCCTCAGAACGTTGTCAGGTTGTCCCTCAGAACATTGTCCCTCAGAACATTGTCAGGTTGTCCCTCAGAACGATGTCCCTCAGAACGATGTCCCTCAGAACGTTGTCCCGTTGTCCCTCAGAACATTGTCAGGTTGTCCCTCAGAATGTGGGGGGGGTGGAGGGCGGCGGCCATTTTGTGA
- the LOC106594577 gene encoding uncharacterized protein isoform X31, which yields MLSGCPSERCLVVPQNVVWLSLRTLSGCPSERCPSERCPSEHCPSERCQVVPQNVVWLSLRTLSGCPSERCLVVPQNVVPQNVVPQNVVPQNIVPQNVVRLSLRTLSGCPSERCLVVPQNVVWLSLRTLSLRTLSGCPSERCPSERCQVVPQNVVPQNVVPQNVVPQNVVPQNVVRLSLRTLSGCPSERCQGVPQNVVPQNVVPQNDVPQNVVPQNVVPQNIVRLSLRTLSLRTLSGCPSERCQGVPQNVVPQNVVPQNVVRMSLRTLSGCPSERCPSERCQVVPQNIVPQNIVRLSLRTMSLRTMSLRTLSRCPSEHCQVVPQNVGGVEGGGHFVTERSHPLHLQLEKSGADRRATCLPSVFVTTPSLSEGIKDFTSGSKCKYYVCCFFLKKEIICLDVNKLVSLF from the exons ATGTTGTCAGGTTGTCCCTCAGAACGTTGTCTG GTTGTCCCTCAGAACGTTGTCTGGTTGTCCCTCAGAACGTTGTCTGGTTGTCCCTCAGAACGTTGTCCCTCAGAACGTTGTCCCTCAGAACATTGTCCCTCAGAACGTTGTCAGGTTGTCCCTCAGAACGTTGTCTGGTTGTCCCTCAGAACGTTGTCTGGTTGTCCCTCAGAACGTTGTCTGGTTGTCCCTCAGAACGTTGTCCCTCAGAACGTTGTCCCTCAGAACGTTGTCCCTCAGAACATTGTCCCTCAGAACGTTGTCAGGTTGTCCCTCAGAACGTTGTCTGGTTGTCCCTCAGAACGTTGTCTGGTTGTCCCTCAGAACGTTGTCTGGTTGTCCCTCAGAAC GTTGTCCCTCAGAACGTTGTCAGGTTGTCCCTCAGAACGTTGTCCCTCAGAACGTTGTCAGGTTGTCCCTCAGAACGTTGTCCCTCAGAACGTTGTCCCTCAGAACGTTGTCCCTCAGAACGTTGTCCCTCAGAACGTTGTCAGGTTGTCCCTCAGAAC GTTGTCTGGTTGTCCCTCAGAACGTTGTCAGGGTGTCCCTCAGAACGTTGTCCCTCAGAACGTTGTCCCTCAGAAC GATGTCCCTCAGAACGTTGTCCCTCAGAAC GTTGTCCCTCAGAACATTGTCAGGTTGTCCCTCAGAACATTGTCCCTCAGAACGTTGTCTGGTTGTCCCTCAGAACGTTGTCAGGGTGTCCCTCAGAACGTTGTCCCTCAGAACGTTGTCCCTCAGAACGTTGTCAGGATGTCCCTCAGAACGTTGTCAGGATGTCCCTCAGAACGTTGTCCCTCAGAACGTTGTCAGGTTGTCCCTCAGAACATTGTCCCTCAGAACATTGTCAGGTTGTCCCTCAGAACGATGTCCCTCAGAACGATGTCCCTCAGAACGTTGTCCCGTTGTCCCTCAGAACATTGTCAGGTTGTCCCTCAGAATGTGGGGGGGGTGGAGGGCGGCGGCCATTTTGTGACTGAGCGAAGTCATCCACTGCACCTTCAACTGGAGAAATCTGGAGCGGACAGACGAGCGACGTGTTTACCCTCGGTGTTCGTTACAACACCGTCACTTTCAGAAGGAATTAAGGACTTTACAAGTGGATCGAAATGTAAATATtacgtttgttgtttttttttaaagaaggaaATAATATGTTTGGATGTAAATAAATTAGTTTCATTGTTTTAG
- the LOC106594577 gene encoding uncharacterized protein isoform X49, protein MLSGCPSERCLVVPQNVVWLSLRTLSGCPSERCPSERCPSEHCPSERCQVVPQNVVWLSLRTLSGCPSERCLVVPQNVVPQNVVPQNVVPQNIVPQNVVRLSLRTLSGCPSERCLVVPQNVVWLSLRTLSGCPSERCQVVPQNVVRLSLRTLSLRTLSGCPSERCPSERCPSERCPSERCPSERCQVVPQNIVRLSLRTLSLRTMSLRTLSGCPSERCPSERCQVVPQNIVRLSLRTLSGCPSEHCPSERCLVVPQNVVRVSLRTLSLRTLSLRTLSGCPSERCQDVPQNVVPQNVVRLSLRTLSLRTLSGCPSERCPSERCPSERCPVVPQNIVRLSLRMWGGWRAAAIL, encoded by the exons ATGTTGTCAGGTTGTCCCTCAGAACGTTGTCTG GTTGTCCCTCAGAACGTTGTCTGGTTGTCCCTCAGAACGTTGTCTGGTTGTCCCTCAGAACGTTGTCCCTCAGAACGTTGTCCCTCAGAACATTGTCCCTCAGAACGTTGTCAGGTTGTCCCTCAGAACGTTGTCTGGTTGTCCCTCAGAACGTTGTCTGGTTGTCCCTCAGAACGTTGTCTGGTTGTCCCTCAGAACGTTGTCCCTCAGAACGTTGTCCCTCAGAACGTTGTCCCTCAGAACATTGTCCCTCAGAACGTTGTCAGGTTGTCCCTCAGAACGTTGTCTGGTTGTCCCTCAGAACGTTGTCTGGTTGTCCCTCAGAACGTTGTCTGGTTGTCCCTCAGAACGTTGTCAGGATGTCCCTCAGAACGTTGTCAGGTTGTCCCTCAGAACGTTGTCAGGTTGTCCCTCAGAACGTTGTCCCTCAGAACGTTGTCAGGTTGTCCCTCAGAACGTTGTCCCTCAGAACGTTGTCCCTCAGAACGTTGTCCCTCAGAACGTTGTCCCTCAGAACGTTGTCAG GTTGTCCCTCAGAACATTGTCAGGTTGTCCCTCAGAACGTTGTCCCTCAGAAC GATGTCCCTCAGAACGTTGTCAGGATGTCCCTCAGAACGTTGTCCCTCAGAACGTTGTCAGGTTGTCCCTCAGAACATTGTCAGGTTGTCCCTCAGAACATTGTCAGGTTGTCCCTCAGAACATTGTCCCTCAGAACGTTGTCTGGTTGTCCCTCAGAACGTTGTCAGGGTGTCCCTCAGAACGTTGTCCCTCAGAACGTTGTCCCTCAGAACGTTGTCAGGATGTCCCTCAGAACGTTGTCAGGATGTCCCTCAGAACGTTGTCCCTCAGAACGTTGTCAGGTTGTCCCTCAGAACATTGTCCCTCAGAACATTGTCAGGTTGTCCCTCAGAACGATGTCCCTCAGAACGATGTCCCTCAGAACGTTGTCCCGTTGTCCCTCAGAACATTGTCAGGTTGTCCCTCAGAATGTGGGGGGGGTGGAGGGCGGCGGCCATTTTGTGA
- the LOC106594577 gene encoding uncharacterized protein isoform X8 — MSLRTLSGCPSERCQVVPQNVVPQNVVRLSLRTLSLRTLSLRTLSLRTLSLRTLSGCPSEHCQVVPQNIVRLSLRTLSGCPSERCPSERCLVVPQNVVRVSLRTLSLRTLSLRTLSGCPSERCQDVPQNVVPQNVVPQNIVRLSLRTLSLRTLSGCPSERCQGVPQNVVPQNVVPQNVVRMSLRTLSGCPSERCPSERCQVVPQNIVPQNIVRLSLRTMSLRTMSLRTLSRCPSEHCQVVPQNVGGVEGGGHFVTERSHPLHLQLEKSGADRRATCLPSVFVTTPSLSEGIKDFTSGSKCKYYVCCFFLKKEIICLDVNKLVSLF, encoded by the exons ATGTCCCTCAGAACGTTGTCAGGTTGTCCCTCAGAACGTTGTCAGGTTGTCCCTCAGAACGTTGTCCCTCAGAACGTTGTCAGGTTGTCCCTCAGAACGTTGTCCCTCAGAACGTTGTCCCTCAGAACGTTGTCCCTCAGAACGTTGTCCCTCAGAACGTTGTCAGGTTGTCCCTCAGAACATTGTCAGGTTGTCCCTCAGAACATTGTCAGGTTGTCCCTCAGAACATTGTCAGGTTGTCCCTCAGAACGTTGTCCCTCAGAACGTTGTCTGGTTGTCCCTCAGAACGTTGTCAGGGTGTCCCTCAGAACGTTGTCCCTCAGAACGTTGTCCCTCAGAACGTTGTCAGGATGTCCCTCAGAACGTTGTCAGGATGTCCCTCAGAACGTTGTCCCTCAGAAC GTTGTCCCTCAGAACATTGTCAGGTTGTCCCTCAGAACATTGTCCCTCAGAACGTTGTCTGGTTGTCCCTCAGAACGTTGTCAGGGTGTCCCTCAGAACGTTGTCCCTCAGAACGTTGTCCCTCAGAACGTTGTCAGGATGTCCCTCAGAACGTTGTCAGGATGTCCCTCAGAACGTTGTCCCTCAGAACGTTGTCAGGTTGTCCCTCAGAACATTGTCCCTCAGAACATTGTCAGGTTGTCCCTCAGAACGATGTCCCTCAGAACGATGTCCCTCAGAACGTTGTCCCGTTGTCCCTCAGAACATTGTCAGGTTGTCCCTCAGAATGTGGGGGGGGTGGAGGGCGGCGGCCATTTTGTGACTGAGCGAAGTCATCCACTGCACCTTCAACTGGAGAAATCTGGAGCGGACAGACGAGCGACGTGTTTACCCTCGGTGTTCGTTACAACACCGTCACTTTCAGAAGGAATTAAGGACTTTACAAGTGGATCGAAATGTAAATATtacgtttgttgtttttttttaaagaaggaaATAATATGTTTGGATGTAAATAAATTAGTTTCATTGTTTTAG
- the LOC106594577 gene encoding uncharacterized protein isoform X29, whose product MSLRTLSGCPSERCQVVPQNVVPQNVVRLSLRTLSLRTLSLRTLSLRTLSLRTLSGCPSERCPSERCLVVPQNVVRVSLRTLSLRTLSLRTLSGCPSERCQDVPQNVVPQNVVPQNIVRLSLRTLSLRTLSGCPSERCQGVPQNVVPQNVVPQNVVRMSLRTLSGCPSERCPSERCQVVPQNIVPQNIVRLSLRTMSLRTMSLRTLSRCPSEHCQVVPQNVGGVEGGGHFVTERSHPLHLQLEKSGADRRATCLPSVFVTTPSLSEGIKDFTSGSKCKYYVCCFFLKKEIICLDVNKLVSLF is encoded by the exons ATGTCCCTCAGAACGTTGTCAGGTTGTCCCTCAGAACGTTGTCAGGTTGTCCCTCAGAACGTTGTCCCTCAGAACGTTGTCAGGTTGTCCCTCAGAACGTTGTCCCTCAGAACGTTGTCCCTCAGAACGTTGTCCCTCAGAACGTTGTCCCTCAGAACGTTGTCAG GTTGTCCCTCAGAACGTTGTCCCTCAGAACGTTGTCTGGTTGTCCCTCAGAACGTTGTCAGGGTGTCCCTCAGAACGTTGTCCCTCAGAACGTTGTCCCTCAGAACGTTGTCAGGATGTCCCTCAGAACGTTGTCAGGATGTCCCTCAGAACGTTGTCCCTCAGAAC GTTGTCCCTCAGAACATTGTCAGGTTGTCCCTCAGAACATTGTCCCTCAGAACGTTGTCTGGTTGTCCCTCAGAACGTTGTCAGGGTGTCCCTCAGAACGTTGTCCCTCAGAACGTTGTCCCTCAGAACGTTGTCAGGATGTCCCTCAGAACGTTGTCAGGATGTCCCTCAGAACGTTGTCCCTCAGAACGTTGTCAGGTTGTCCCTCAGAACATTGTCCCTCAGAACATTGTCAGGTTGTCCCTCAGAACGATGTCCCTCAGAACGATGTCCCTCAGAACGTTGTCCCGTTGTCCCTCAGAACATTGTCAGGTTGTCCCTCAGAATGTGGGGGGGGTGGAGGGCGGCGGCCATTTTGTGACTGAGCGAAGTCATCCACTGCACCTTCAACTGGAGAAATCTGGAGCGGACAGACGAGCGACGTGTTTACCCTCGGTGTTCGTTACAACACCGTCACTTTCAGAAGGAATTAAGGACTTTACAAGTGGATCGAAATGTAAATATtacgtttgttgtttttttttaaagaaggaaATAATATGTTTGGATGTAAATAAATTAGTTTCATTGTTTTAG